One genomic window of Blastocatellia bacterium includes the following:
- a CDS encoding enoyl-CoA hydratase/isomerase family protein, whose translation MTREAMENRLINYTVEDGIAVIELNDPPANTYTYEMMRDFDDAILEARLDEDVHVIVIRGAGEKFFCAGANIKMLLSATPQFRYFFSLHGNETLMRLENTQKLTIAAINGHATGGGLEIALACDLRVAKRGPGKLGLPEINLGLLPGMGGTQRLPRLIGKGRAMEILATGQLLSVDEAQQAGLVNQVFDEEGFNEKVIEYARQFVAPAKASKAVGLIKRSVQTGFELPLAEALAFERELLQQLFESEDAQEGLDAYTKKRQAQFKGK comes from the coding sequence ATGACCAGAGAAGCGATGGAGAACCGGCTCATCAATTACACGGTCGAAGATGGCATTGCCGTCATCGAGCTGAACGACCCGCCGGCGAATACTTACACCTACGAGATGATGCGCGACTTTGACGACGCCATTCTCGAAGCGCGCCTCGACGAAGACGTGCATGTCATCGTCATTCGCGGCGCTGGCGAGAAGTTCTTCTGCGCCGGTGCCAATATCAAGATGCTGCTGTCGGCGACGCCGCAGTTCCGCTACTTCTTCAGCCTGCATGGCAACGAAACGCTGATGCGTCTGGAGAACACGCAGAAGCTCACAATCGCGGCCATCAATGGCCACGCCACCGGCGGCGGTTTGGAGATCGCCCTGGCCTGCGACCTCCGCGTCGCCAAGCGTGGCCCTGGCAAGCTTGGATTGCCGGAAATCAATCTCGGACTGCTGCCCGGCATGGGCGGCACACAGCGCTTGCCGCGCCTGATTGGCAAAGGCCGCGCGATGGAAATTCTCGCCACAGGGCAACTGCTTTCGGTTGATGAAGCCCAGCAGGCGGGACTCGTCAACCAGGTCTTTGACGAAGAAGGCTTCAACGAAAAAGTGATCGAATACGCGCGGCAGTTTGTCGCCCCGGCAAAGGCGAGCAAGGCGGTCGGCCTCATCAAGCGCTCGGTGCAGACCGGCTTTGAGCTGCCGCTTGCCGAGGCGCTCGCCTTCGAGCGCGAGCTATTACAACAGCTTTTCGAGAGCGAAGACGCTCAGGAAGGGCTCGACGCCTACACCAAAAAACGGCAGGCGCAGTTTAAAGGGAAATAG
- a CDS encoding aldehyde dehydrogenase family protein, producing MAKMYIAGESVEALAGDTYEVRNPANGEVVDTLPKGNADDARRAIDAAAAAFEEWSHTTSEERAKLLFKAAELVNDERKALAELLTKEQGKPFMEAGGELEHFHHGIEFYAGLASKVRGAQVPLPAKNAYGMVIRRPVGVCGAIVPWNFPITLMGTKVGPALAAGNTVVVKPASTTPLTTIRIIELMNQAGIPKGVLNVITGPGGVVGEELLVNSKVRRIAFTGESSTGKHVAEVACGDFKRVTLELGGSDPMIVCDDADIQKAITGAMVGRFWNAGQACLAVKRLFVFDKVYDEFVNGLIGKVSRYEVGDGMSKAEKPKIRMGPLHTAAQRDEIEAQVNDAIDRGAKVLLGGARPEGAQYDKGNYYLPTILTDVPDDARAVREETFGPLLPIFRVSSLDEAIEKANQSIYGLGSSIWTKNLDNIETAIDRIEAGNVWVNSLHYGYDELPFGGVKASGFGREHGPEALDYYLEPKGVVITR from the coding sequence ATGGCAAAGATGTATATCGCGGGAGAGTCGGTCGAGGCGCTGGCCGGCGATACTTATGAAGTGCGCAATCCGGCTAACGGCGAAGTGGTTGACACGCTGCCCAAGGGCAACGCCGACGATGCGCGCCGCGCCATTGACGCCGCGGCGGCGGCTTTCGAGGAATGGTCGCATACGACATCGGAAGAGCGCGCCAAGCTATTATTCAAAGCCGCTGAGCTGGTTAACGACGAGCGCAAAGCCCTCGCCGAGTTGTTGACCAAAGAGCAGGGCAAGCCGTTTATGGAAGCCGGCGGCGAGCTGGAACACTTCCATCACGGGATCGAGTTCTACGCCGGCCTCGCCTCGAAAGTGCGCGGCGCGCAGGTGCCGCTGCCGGCGAAGAACGCCTATGGCATGGTGATTCGCCGTCCCGTAGGCGTTTGCGGCGCGATTGTGCCGTGGAATTTCCCGATCACCCTGATGGGCACGAAGGTTGGCCCGGCGCTGGCGGCGGGAAACACAGTCGTCGTCAAGCCCGCTTCGACGACGCCGCTGACGACGATCCGCATCATCGAGCTGATGAATCAGGCGGGCATTCCGAAGGGCGTCCTGAACGTCATCACGGGGCCGGGCGGCGTCGTCGGCGAAGAGTTGCTGGTCAACTCGAAGGTGCGGCGCATCGCCTTTACCGGAGAATCCTCGACCGGCAAGCACGTCGCAGAGGTCGCCTGCGGCGACTTCAAGCGGGTGACGCTAGAGCTGGGCGGCTCGGACCCGATGATCGTTTGTGATGACGCCGACATTCAAAAAGCGATCACCGGCGCGATGGTCGGGCGCTTCTGGAACGCCGGCCAGGCGTGTCTTGCGGTCAAACGGCTATTCGTCTTCGACAAGGTGTACGACGAGTTCGTCAATGGTCTGATTGGCAAGGTGTCGCGCTATGAAGTCGGTGACGGCATGTCGAAGGCAGAGAAGCCGAAGATCCGCATGGGGCCCCTGCACACCGCGGCGCAGCGCGACGAGATCGAAGCGCAGGTCAACGACGCCATTGATCGCGGCGCGAAAGTGCTGCTCGGCGGCGCGCGGCCCGAAGGCGCGCAGTATGACAAAGGCAACTATTACCTGCCGACGATTTTGACGGATGTCCCGGATGACGCGCGTGCCGTGCGCGAAGAAACCTTTGGGCCGTTGCTGCCGATCTTCCGCGTCAGCAGTCTCGACGAGGCGATTGAAAAAGCGAACCAGTCTATTTATGGGCTGGGCTCCTCGATCTGGACGAAGAACCTGGACAACATCGAAACGGCGATTGACCGCATCGAGGCCGGCAACGTCTGGGTGAACTCGCTGCATTACGGCTACGACGAGCTGCCGTTTGGCGGCGTCAAGGCCAGCGGCTTCGGGCGCGAGCATGGTCCAGAGGCGCTCGACTATTATCTCGAACCCAAGGGCGTGGTGATTACAAGATAA
- a CDS encoding enoyl-CoA hydratase-related protein, with protein sequence MAFENVLIEKRGHVAMLTINRPDKLNALNIPTRNEILAALDELEKDDEVRVVVVTGAGEKAFIAGADINEFAGMTAVAQRAVMKGRRAFDAVEDFPKPVIAMINGFALGGGCELALACDLRIASSRAKFGQPEIKLGIIPGGGGTQRLTRLVGEGKAMELILTGDMISADEAERLGLVNMVVAPEELEAKTMEMANKIAEMSPVALAMAKAAVKNAGRLDMRAGLDAEVDLFALCFSSADKEEGVRAFIEKRKPEFKGR encoded by the coding sequence ATGGCTTTTGAAAACGTACTGATCGAGAAACGCGGGCATGTCGCGATGCTGACGATCAACCGGCCCGACAAGCTGAATGCGCTGAACATTCCGACACGCAACGAGATTCTGGCGGCGCTCGATGAGCTGGAAAAAGATGATGAGGTTCGCGTCGTCGTCGTTACCGGCGCCGGCGAAAAAGCCTTCATCGCCGGCGCCGACATCAACGAATTCGCCGGCATGACGGCGGTGGCGCAGCGCGCCGTGATGAAGGGGCGGCGGGCGTTCGATGCCGTCGAAGATTTTCCGAAGCCGGTCATTGCCATGATCAACGGCTTTGCGCTCGGCGGCGGCTGCGAGCTGGCGCTGGCCTGCGACCTGCGCATCGCATCGTCCAGGGCGAAGTTCGGCCAGCCGGAAATCAAGCTTGGCATCATTCCCGGCGGCGGCGGCACGCAACGGCTGACGCGGCTGGTCGGCGAAGGCAAGGCGATGGAGCTGATCCTGACCGGCGACATGATTTCTGCCGATGAAGCCGAACGTCTCGGGCTGGTGAATATGGTCGTCGCGCCCGAAGAGCTGGAGGCCAAGACGATGGAGATGGCCAACAAGATCGCCGAGATGAGCCCTGTAGCGCTGGCGATGGCGAAGGCGGCGGTGAAGAATGCCGGGCGTCTGGACATGCGCGCCGGGCTGGACGCGGAAGTGGATCTGTTCGCGCTCTGTTTTTCGAGCGCGGACAAAGAAGAAGGCGTGCGCGCTTTTATTGAGAAGCGCAAGCCGGAGTTCAAGGGCCGCTAG
- a CDS encoding enoyl-CoA hydratase/isomerase family protein yields the protein MNYQTLLFELKDRIATITFNRPDRLNAINEAMREDFARLFDEIQTNEEIGVIIFTGAGRAFSAGGDMEYFERDWRTTQFRAENHRLTQFFDELELIEKPVLAAINGPCTGAGLQITLSCDLRIASDQARFGFRENNIGLIPGAGGCSRLVKLIGYGRAKELIFTGEMIAASEAERIGLINRVVPHDELMAHTRQLAEHLLTRAPEALGLAKRLLWHSVTSDFATGRMLEALAQSVLIKSNDHREGVRAFREKRKPQFKGE from the coding sequence ATGAACTACCAGACCCTGCTCTTCGAGCTGAAAGACCGCATCGCGACGATCACGTTTAATCGGCCTGACCGGCTGAATGCGATCAACGAGGCGATGCGCGAAGACTTCGCCCGTCTGTTCGACGAGATTCAGACGAACGAAGAGATCGGCGTGATTATATTCACCGGCGCGGGCCGAGCTTTTTCGGCGGGCGGCGACATGGAGTACTTCGAGCGCGACTGGCGCACGACGCAGTTTCGCGCCGAGAATCACCGGCTGACACAATTCTTCGACGAGCTTGAGCTGATCGAAAAACCGGTCCTTGCCGCCATCAACGGGCCTTGCACAGGTGCCGGCTTGCAGATCACCCTGTCGTGTGACCTGCGAATTGCGTCGGATCAAGCGCGCTTCGGCTTTCGCGAAAACAACATCGGCTTGATTCCCGGCGCCGGCGGTTGTTCGCGGCTGGTGAAGCTGATCGGCTACGGCAGGGCGAAAGAATTGATCTTCACCGGCGAGATGATCGCGGCCAGTGAAGCCGAGCGCATCGGCCTGATCAACCGTGTCGTGCCGCACGACGAGCTGATGGCGCACACGCGGCAACTGGCCGAGCATCTGCTGACGCGCGCGCCCGAAGCATTGGGGCTGGCCAAGCGACTGTTATGGCATTCGGTGACGAGCGATTTTGCGACGGGTCGCATGCTGGAAGCCCTGGCGCAGAGTGTGTTGATTAAATCTAATGATCACCGCGAAGGGGTTCGCGCTTTTCGCGAAAAGCGCAAGCCGCAGTTCAAGGGCGAGTAG
- a CDS encoding TetR/AcrR family transcriptional regulator has product MPAEAQSKYDQRLVFVLKTAAAIFAEKGYHSTSIRDIARATKMSLSGLYYYFKSKEELLFLIQDYCFSTVLDDCRRLLEGVNDPVHQLKLLIENHLNYFVQNMNEMKVLSHEANAISGELFKKVNNKKRQYVDLAMKLLGEIARVYRINDIDIRVATFSLFGMMNWIYNWYSPRKDVDVAGLSQTITRLFLSGFLGNNRIQTEQLETGRESHLDRSVSIWQQ; this is encoded by the coding sequence ATGCCTGCTGAAGCGCAGTCCAAATACGATCAACGGCTCGTCTTCGTGCTTAAAACGGCGGCGGCCATCTTTGCTGAAAAAGGTTACCACTCGACCTCGATCCGCGACATCGCGCGCGCCACGAAGATGAGTCTTTCCGGCCTTTATTACTATTTCAAAAGCAAAGAGGAGCTGCTCTTTCTCATCCAGGATTACTGCTTCAGCACGGTGCTTGACGATTGCCGGCGGCTGTTGGAAGGCGTCAATGATCCCGTGCATCAGTTGAAGCTCTTGATTGAGAATCATCTCAACTACTTCGTGCAGAACATGAACGAAATGAAAGTGCTGTCGCACGAAGCCAACGCCATTAGCGGCGAGCTGTTCAAGAAGGTCAACAACAAGAAGCGGCAATACGTTGACCTGGCCATGAAACTGCTCGGCGAAATCGCCCGTGTCTACCGCATCAACGACATAGACATTCGCGTGGCGACCTTTTCGCTCTTCGGCATGATGAACTGGATATATAACTGGTACAGCCCGCGCAAGGATGTCGATGTGGCAGGTCTGTCGCAAACCATCACGCGGCTGTTTTTGTCAGGATTCCTGGGCAACAACAGGATTCAGACGGAGCAACTGGAAACCGGGCGCGAATCGCATCTGGATCGCTCGGTTTCCATCTGGCAGCAATAA
- a CDS encoding heavy metal-responsive transcriptional regulator, whose protein sequence is MKATIKTTSAKTPPLKAAMKIGEVSRLSGIGIEALRFYEKQGLLGRPARTGSGYRLYGAEVLERLDFIKRAQVLGFSLAEISRIITHKQAGESPCAEVRDIVRARLAEIDERIRQMRRYRKDLAAALDEWEQAGDREGHICGLIESTAIKHTLPEKPVLKRGKR, encoded by the coding sequence ATGAAAGCAACGATCAAGACAACCAGCGCAAAAACGCCGCCGCTCAAGGCGGCAATGAAGATCGGCGAAGTATCGCGGCTGAGCGGCATCGGTATCGAGGCGCTGCGCTTTTACGAAAAGCAGGGGCTGCTTGGGCGGCCCGCGCGCACAGGGAGCGGCTACCGCCTCTACGGCGCAGAGGTGCTGGAGCGGCTCGACTTCATCAAGCGGGCGCAAGTCCTGGGATTCTCGCTTGCCGAGATCAGCCGCATCATCACCCACAAGCAGGCGGGGGAAAGCCCCTGCGCAGAGGTGCGCGACATCGTCCGCGCCCGGCTCGCCGAGATCGATGAGCGCATACGTCAGATGCGTCGTTATCGCAAAGACCTGGCGGCGGCGCTCGACGAGTGGGAGCAGGCGGGCGACCGCGAAGGTCACATCTGCGGCTTGATCGAAAGCACCGCGATCAAGCATACGTTGCCCGAAAAACCTGTGCTGAAGCGAGGCAAGCGATGA
- a CDS encoding heavy metal translocating P-type ATPase, whose translation MTTQVIDPVCGMTVAPERAAAHSEYEGKTYYFCAPGCKARFDAGPTGYLKADPASRRMPVPAVQAGGLKMSRAPQMPVALSPSKSKDSDALRADEQPSSGQRESTRAELERIDLAITGMSCAACAHHIEQSLSATTGVHRANVNFATARATVEYDPQATGLHNLVTAVASAGYRAAGLEAEAGIETDAETAARQAEYRDARRKFSVAALLSLPVLVIAMSHGRIAALNFAGVEWLQLALTTPVIFYSGWPFYRGAWTAFRHRLADMNTLIAVGTGAAYLYSLAATVAPGFFVTGHAGMPGMAKPPVYFEAAGVIIALILLGRLLEARARGKTSAAIRKLAGLQAKTARVIREGREQDLAIGDVVIGETIIVRPGEKIPVDGVLIDGESAVDESMLTGESLPVDKGAGDPVYGATINKSGAFKFRATKVGKDTVLQQIVRMVREAQGSKAPIARLADRISGVFTPVVIAIAIATFVVWFAASPVDTRLPLALQAFVAVLIIACPCALGLATPTAIMVGTGRGAENGVLIKGGESLETAQRLQTIVLDKTGTITRGKPELTDVTVAEGFDEQTLLRLVATAENVSEHPIAAAIVRGATERGVRITEARAFNAIAGHGVEARVDDHQVLVGNARLMRERHVALGDFASRAARFAVEGKTPMFAALDGKVAGLLVVADQVKPESQAVISTLQAMGIEVVMMTGDSHAAAEAVARQVGITRVLAEVLPDAKADEIKRLQAEKKVVGMVGDGINDAPALAQADVGIAIGSGTDVAIEAADVTLIGGDLRGVVTAIKLSRATVRTIKQNLFWAFIYNVIGIPIAAGLLYPLTGWLLSPIIASAAMSLSSVSVVTNSLRLRRFRATIAG comes from the coding sequence ATGACCACTCAAGTGATCGATCCGGTGTGCGGCATGACGGTCGCGCCTGAGCGCGCCGCCGCGCATTCGGAGTACGAAGGCAAAACTTATTACTTCTGTGCGCCGGGCTGCAAAGCGCGGTTCGATGCCGGCCCGACAGGTTACCTGAAGGCCGATCCGGCCTCGCGAAGAATGCCTGTGCCGGCCGTGCAGGCTGGCGGCTTGAAGATGAGTCGCGCGCCGCAAATGCCTGTAGCCTTGTCGCCATCAAAATCAAAGGATAGCGACGCATTGCGGGCGGACGAGCAGCCGTCGAGCGGTCAGCGTGAGTCAACCCGTGCTGAGCTTGAACGAATTGACCTGGCCATCACCGGCATGAGCTGCGCCGCCTGCGCGCATCACATCGAACAGAGTCTGTCTGCGACCACAGGCGTGCATCGCGCCAATGTGAACTTTGCGACCGCGCGCGCCACCGTCGAATATGATCCGCAGGCGACAGGCTTGCATAACCTCGTCACCGCCGTCGCAAGTGCGGGCTATCGCGCCGCCGGCCTGGAAGCCGAAGCGGGCATTGAAACGGATGCCGAAACCGCTGCGCGCCAGGCAGAGTACCGTGACGCGCGGCGCAAATTCTCGGTCGCCGCTTTGCTGTCGCTGCCTGTGCTGGTGATAGCGATGTCGCATGGCCGGATCGCGGCGCTGAACTTTGCCGGCGTCGAGTGGCTGCAACTGGCGTTGACGACGCCGGTGATCTTCTATTCCGGCTGGCCGTTTTATCGCGGCGCGTGGACGGCATTTCGCCATCGGCTCGCAGACATGAACACGCTGATCGCCGTCGGCACAGGTGCGGCCTATCTCTATTCGCTGGCGGCGACGGTTGCGCCCGGCTTCTTTGTCACAGGTCACGCGGGAATGCCGGGGATGGCCAAACCGCCGGTTTACTTTGAAGCAGCGGGCGTCATCATCGCCTTGATCCTGCTCGGCCGCTTGCTCGAAGCGCGCGCCCGCGGGAAGACGAGCGCGGCGATTCGCAAGCTGGCCGGATTGCAAGCGAAGACGGCGCGCGTCATACGCGAGGGCCGCGAGCAAGACCTTGCCATCGGTGACGTTGTCATCGGCGAGACGATCATCGTGCGGCCCGGCGAAAAGATTCCGGTTGACGGCGTCCTCATCGACGGCGAATCGGCGGTAGACGAATCCATGCTGACCGGCGAAAGTCTGCCGGTTGACAAAGGCGCGGGCGACCCCGTCTACGGCGCGACCATCAATAAGAGCGGCGCATTCAAATTCAGAGCGACGAAGGTAGGAAAGGATACGGTCCTGCAACAGATTGTCCGCATGGTGCGGGAGGCGCAGGGCTCGAAGGCGCCAATTGCGCGATTGGCCGACCGCATTAGCGGCGTCTTCACGCCGGTGGTCATCGCCATTGCCATCGCGACGTTCGTCGTCTGGTTCGCGGCATCGCCTGTTGACACACGCCTGCCGCTGGCTTTGCAGGCGTTCGTGGCTGTGCTGATCATCGCCTGCCCATGCGCTCTCGGATTGGCGACGCCGACGGCAATTATGGTCGGGACCGGAAGAGGTGCGGAAAACGGCGTCCTCATCAAAGGCGGCGAGAGTCTGGAGACTGCACAACGGCTACAAACCATCGTCCTCGACAAGACCGGCACGATCACTCGTGGCAAGCCGGAGCTGACCGATGTGACTGTGGCGGAGGGCTTCGACGAACAAACTCTCTTGCGCCTGGTTGCGACGGCTGAGAATGTCAGCGAGCACCCAATCGCCGCCGCCATCGTGCGCGGCGCGACTGAGCGCGGAGTGCGGATCACAGAAGCGCGCGCGTTCAACGCCATTGCCGGGCACGGCGTCGAGGCGCGGGTTGATGATCATCAAGTACTGGTCGGCAATGCCAGGCTCATGCGCGAGCGCCATGTCGCGCTCGGTGACTTTGCGAGTCGCGCCGCCCGCTTTGCGGTTGAAGGCAAGACGCCGATGTTCGCGGCGCTTGATGGCAAGGTTGCGGGCCTGCTTGTCGTAGCCGATCAGGTCAAGCCGGAATCGCAAGCGGTCATCAGCACGCTGCAAGCGATGGGCATCGAGGTGGTGATGATGACCGGCGACAGCCACGCCGCCGCCGAGGCCGTCGCCCGCCAGGTCGGCATCACGCGCGTGCTCGCGGAGGTTTTGCCTGACGCGAAGGCCGACGAGATCAAGCGTCTGCAAGCCGAGAAGAAAGTTGTCGGCATGGTCGGTGACGGCATCAATGATGCGCCGGCACTGGCGCAGGCCGATGTCGGCATTGCCATCGGCAGTGGCACGGACGTAGCGATTGAAGCGGCGGACGTGACACTGATTGGCGGCGATCTGCGCGGTGTGGTGACGGCGATCAAGCTGTCACGCGCCACGGTGCGAACGATCAAGCAGAATCTCTTCTGGGCGTTCATCTACAACGTCATCGGCATCCCCATTGCCGCGGGGCTGCTCTACCCGCTGACCGGCTGGCTGCTGTCGCCGATCATCGCCAGCGCCGCGATGTCGCTGTCGAGCGTCTCGGTTGTTACCAACAGCCTGCGCTTGCGGCGGTTCCGCGCCACAATCGCCGGCTGA
- a CDS encoding Uma2 family endonuclease, producing MSVQPQRYYFNVDDYYRMADAGVFPMDARVELIDGEVIEMSPIGNRHAACVDRLNTVLNGVFKGKVIVRVQGPIRLNDFSEPQPDIALLKPRKDFYSSAHPTPADVLLVIEVADTSVNFDCRVKLPLYARAGIPETWIMILPKDFIEVHSQPVNGKYQKVQRLKRGKALDSPTVAGLSFKVADLLG from the coding sequence ATGTCCGTGCAGCCTCAAAGATATTACTTCAACGTTGATGACTATTACCGCATGGCTGATGCAGGTGTCTTCCCCATGGATGCTCGCGTAGAGTTGATTGATGGGGAGGTCATTGAAATGAGTCCAATTGGTAACCGTCATGCCGCGTGTGTAGACCGGCTGAATACGGTCTTGAATGGAGTCTTCAAGGGCAAAGTGATTGTCCGTGTGCAAGGCCCCATTCGCCTGAATGATTTTTCAGAGCCACAGCCGGACATCGCCCTGCTCAAGCCGCGCAAGGATTTTTATTCCAGCGCGCACCCAACGCCCGCCGACGTGCTGCTAGTTATAGAAGTCGCCGACACTTCGGTTAATTTCGACTGCCGCGTCAAGCTGCCGCTCTACGCGCGCGCCGGCATTCCCGAAACCTGGATAATGATCCTGCCCAAAGACTTCATTGAAGTTCACAGCCAGCCGGTCAACGGCAAATACCAGAAAGTCCAGCGGCTGAAGCGCGGCAAGGCGCTGGACTCGCCGACCGTTGCCGGGCTCAGCTTCAAAGTCGCCGACCTGCTCGGTTAA
- the queD gene encoding 6-carboxytetrahydropterin synthase QueD: MYEVMIEEEFSAAHALRGYRGKCENLHGHNWKVEVYVRGERLDAVGMLVDFKELKAATRRVMQYLDHQNLNELRPFDVELNPSSEHLAGYILHEVGGQINNERVRVYKVRVWETPSTCATFEAHS; encoded by the coding sequence ATGTACGAAGTGATGATCGAAGAAGAGTTCTCGGCGGCGCACGCGCTGCGCGGCTATCGCGGCAAGTGCGAAAATCTGCACGGCCATAACTGGAAGGTCGAAGTTTACGTGCGTGGCGAGCGCCTCGACGCGGTCGGCATGCTCGTGGACTTCAAAGAATTGAAAGCCGCGACGCGCCGCGTGATGCAATATCTGGATCATCAGAACCTCAACGAGCTGCGTCCGTTCGATGTCGAGCTGAACCCGTCGAGCGAGCACCTGGCGGGCTACATCCTGCACGAAGTCGGCGGACAGATCAACAACGAGCGCGTCAGGGTTTATAAAGTGCGCGTCTGGGAAACGCCCTCGACCTGCGCGACCTTTGAAGCGCATTCATAA
- a CDS encoding aldehyde dehydrogenase family protein, whose product MAQMLIGGEWVGSRSGDYIEVMNPATGEAVDKAPRGTAEDAREAIDNAHEAFAVWSEWTQAKRADVLRRAVGLFHTNEKELATLLTREQGKPLREATLEIRRFAHTIEYYAGLGKNIRGGYIPQIDENKYGLIIKRPLGVVGAIVPWNFPVSLMGNKIGPALLAGNTMVIKPAETTPLTDLRVVALFLDAGLPKGVMNVVTGPGSVVGNEIVTNDKVRKIGFTGSTEVGRRVMASAAQTIKRVTLELGGSDPMIVCDDADLDEAVKAAAVGRFFNCGQACLAIKRLYLFDAIADPFIDKLAARVKKLRVGNGLAEGTMVGPLHSQSQRDEIEAQVNDAVERGARVLVGGDRLRGEGFDNGYFYAPTLLADVPEDARVATEEVFGPALPVFRVGSLDEALAKANDSIYGLGSSIWTNDLTRATRAAERLEAGYTWVNSAQIIYDELPFGGFKQSGYGKEHGIEALDFYSETKSVVVATKSNDK is encoded by the coding sequence ATGGCTCAAATGTTAATTGGCGGCGAGTGGGTCGGCTCGCGCAGCGGCGATTATATCGAAGTGATGAATCCGGCGACCGGCGAGGCGGTTGACAAAGCGCCGCGCGGCACCGCCGAAGATGCCCGCGAAGCGATAGACAATGCTCACGAGGCATTCGCGGTGTGGAGCGAATGGACGCAGGCCAAACGCGCCGATGTGCTGCGCCGCGCCGTTGGGCTCTTTCACACTAACGAAAAAGAACTCGCGACGTTGCTGACCAGAGAGCAGGGCAAGCCGTTGCGCGAAGCGACGCTGGAAATCCGCCGCTTCGCCCACACCATCGAATACTACGCCGGGCTCGGCAAGAACATTCGCGGCGGCTACATTCCGCAGATTGACGAGAACAAGTATGGCTTGATCATCAAGCGCCCGCTCGGCGTCGTCGGCGCCATCGTGCCGTGGAACTTTCCCGTGTCGCTGATGGGCAACAAGATCGGGCCGGCGCTGCTGGCCGGCAACACAATGGTCATCAAGCCTGCTGAAACGACGCCGCTGACCGACCTGCGCGTCGTCGCCTTGTTCCTCGACGCCGGGCTGCCCAAAGGCGTGATGAACGTCGTCACAGGGCCGGGCTCGGTGGTCGGCAACGAGATCGTCACCAACGACAAAGTTCGCAAGATCGGCTTCACAGGCTCTACGGAAGTCGGGCGGCGAGTGATGGCGTCGGCGGCGCAGACCATCAAGCGGGTGACGCTAGAGCTGGGCGGCTCGGACCCGATGATCGTCTGTGATGACGCCGACCTGGATGAGGCAGTGAAGGCGGCGGCGGTGGGCCGCTTCTTCAACTGCGGCCAGGCGTGTCTGGCCATCAAGCGGCTCTACCTGTTCGATGCGATTGCCGACCCGTTCATCGATAAGCTGGCGGCGCGCGTCAAGAAGCTGCGCGTCGGCAACGGCCTTGCGGAAGGCACGATGGTCGGGCCGCTGCACAGCCAGTCGCAGCGCGACGAGATCGAAGCGCAGGTCAATGACGCCGTTGAGCGCGGCGCGCGCGTGCTTGTGGGCGGCGACCGTTTGCGCGGCGAAGGCTTCGACAACGGTTACTTCTACGCGCCGACCTTGCTTGCGGACGTGCCCGAAGATGCGCGCGTTGCCACTGAAGAGGTCTTCGGCCCGGCGCTGCCGGTCTTTCGTGTCGGCTCGCTCGATGAAGCCCTCGCCAAAGCCAACGACTCGATTTACGGGCTTGGTTCTTCGATCTGGACGAACGATTTGACACGCGCAACGCGGGCCGCCGAGCGGCTCGAAGCCGGCTACACCTGGGTCAACTCGGCGCAGATCATTTACGACGAGCTGCCATTTGGCGGCTTCAAGCAGAGCGGCTATGGCAAAGAGCATGGCATCGAAGCGCTCGACTTCTACAGCGAAACCAAATCGGTGGTCGTCGCTACAAAAAGCAATGACAAGTGA